A window of Roseburia hominis A2-183 genomic DNA:
TTATCATTGCACACCGCATCTCGGCGGTGCGTCATGCGGATGAGATTATTTATCTTGCAGACGGAAAGATTGCGGAGCGCGGGACACACGAGGAGCTTCTCGCAAAGAAAGGCTTGTACTACGACACCTACATGGCACAGTATGGTGCGTTAGCAATGAGCAGCGCCTCTGCAGGAGAGCCGGCACCAGCAGCGTGCTGCTGAGAGCAGGCGAACGGCAGGGATGCGGCGAATGCCGTACAGCGAGGGAGGCGAAGCCGCCCGAGCGGGCGCAGCGAATGAAAATGTTTATTATAGAGGAAAAGGGGATGAGAGTTCATGGCAGTTAATTCCTATCGTGAAGATGAATTTATGGAGAACACTGACAAAAAGAAGATTTTCCGAAGGTTGTTCTCCTACTTACTGGAATATAAAGCAATCCTGATCGGCGTGCTGCTCTGCATGGCTGTGACGGTTGCCATTTCACTGGTCAATCCGCTTCTGATTGAGGAGGCGATCGACCATTATATTGCAAATAAAGATATGAAAGGTCTGATGGGACTCGGTCTGTTTGCGCTGGGACTGAATATTATTTTTATCATTATGGTGAAGATCCGTATGTACGTGATGGCGGTGGTATCGAACAAGATTCTGCTGCGCATCCGTCAGGATCTGTACGAACACATTCAGACGCTGTCGTTTTCTTTTTTTGACAGCAGACCGACCGGAAAGATTCTGGCGAGAATCATCGGCGATGTGAATTCGCTGCGGGATGTTCTGGTAAATGTAGTGACAACATTGATTCCGGAACTGATCACGGTCATCGGTGTTGTGGTGATCATGCTGATAAAGGACTGGCGTCTGGCACTTGCATCACTCAGCACGATTCCGCTGATGATCGGCGGCATTTGGTTTGTGCAGACTGCCTCGCATAAGCGCTGGCAGATTTTCCGCAAAAAATCATCCAACCTCAATGCCTATGTGCATGAGGACATTGCGGGAATGAATGTGGTGCAGAGTTTTGGCGCCGAGGAGGAGACAAGAGAGATTTTCGGAAATCTGACAGATGAGCATCAGCAGTCGTTCGTGGACGCGGTGCGCTATGCGGATATGTTCGGACCGGTGATTGATTTCTGTTGGGGAATCGGCGCGATGATGCTCTATCTGGTCGGCGTCCGCTTTCTCGGTTTTGAAAAGGTTTCAGTCGGACTTCTGGTTGCATTCGGCACGTACATCAATATGTTCTGGAACCCAATTATGAATCTGAGTAATTTTTATAATAATCTGGTGACAAACTTAACGGCGGCGGAGCGAATTTTTGATATTCTGGATACAAAGGCAGATATCGTGGATGCGGCGGACGTGACGGAACTGCCGGAAGTACAGGGAAGAGTGGAATTTTCCCATGTCAGCTTCACATACGATAAGGGAACGCCGGCGGAGACAAAGGTGCTTTCCGATGTGAGTTTTGTGGTGGAGCCGGGAGAGACGATTGCGCTTGTCGGACCGACAGGCGCGGGCAAGACGACGATCGTGAATCTGATCAGTCGATTCTATGACATTGAGGATGGTGTCATTTCGGTGGATGGCTACGATCTCACGAAGATTTCCATCGAAAGCCTGCGGCGGCAGATGGGTGTCATGACACAGGACAATTTTATTTTCCACGGCACTGTGCGTGAAAATATTTTATATGGAAAGCTTGACGCTACGGATGAGGAGATGATCGCTGCGGCGAAGGCCGTCAATGCGCACGAGTTCATTATGAAAATGGAAAAAGGGTATGACACGGAGTTGAAGGAACATGGAGCAGGACTTTCGATCGGACAGCGCCAGCTGATTGCGTTTGCGCGGACGATGATCTCGATGCCGAAGATTCTGATTCTGGATGAGGCAACGTCCAGTATTGATACACACACCGAGATTCTTGTGCAAAAGGGAATTGAGGCACTGCTGTCCGGCAGAACCAGTTTCGTGATTGCACACCGCCTTTCGACCATCCAGAATGCAGACCGCATTTTTGTCATCGACCAGGGCTGCATCTTAGAGCAGGGAAGTCCGGCAGAGCTGATGAAGAAAAAAGGTGCTTATTACGATCTTTACATGGCGCAGTTCGCGGGGCTGGAATAAAAAATTGGAAGATGAGGCGTTGCGGCTGCGGTTGGGCTGGAACGGTAGACTTGGTCTGCAACTGAGTTGGAAGGGTGGACCTGGTCTGCAGCCGAGTTAGAAAGGTTCACCCTGCGGGTCTGAGAGAGGAAAAAGAGCCCGTGAGACCCGCGAAGAGCGAAAAAACAGAGGAAATTTGTGAAAAAGAGGTGCCCTGCGGGTCTGAGAGGGGAAAAAGAGACCGTGAGACCCGAAAAAAGAGAAAAAACGGGTCTAGGAAAGAAAAAAGAGCTCGTGAGACCCGCGGAGAGCGAAAAACAGAAGAAATTCGTGAAAAAGAGGTGCCCTGCGGGTCTGAGAGAGGAAAAAGAGACCGTGAGACCCGCGAAGTTTCAGAAGGAGGAGAAAAGATGCAGAAAATATTGATTGTGGTGGACATGCAGAATGATTTTATCAATGGAGCGCTTGGAACACCGGAGGCGGTCGCCATTGTCCCACGGGTGGAGCAGAAAATCCGCGAGTTTCCGGGAAAAGTGATTTTCACGCGGGATACACATGGAGAGCGGTATTTAGAGACACAGGAGGGAAAACATCTTCCGGTGCCGCACTGCATCAAGGGCACGAAAGGCTGGGAGATCTGTCCGCAGCTAGAGGCGCTCCGGGAGGCGGAGGCGATTGATAAGGTGACATTCGGTTCGGAGAAGCTTGGCGAGTTGCTGCAGGAGGAGAATAGAAAAGAGCAGATCGAGGACATTACGCTGGTTGGACTCTGCACGGACATTTGTGTGATCTCAAATGCATTGTTATTGAAAGCATTTTTGCCGGAGACACCGATTATCGTGGATGCATCCTGCTGTGCAGGGGTAACGCCGAAAAGCCACGAGATAGCGCTTGATGCAATGCGCATGTGCCAGATCAATATAGAAAGATAAGAGTGCGCGCATGCGCCGGATCGACATAGAAAGATAAGAGTACGCGCATGCGCCGGAACAATGTGACGCAGCAGGTCAACGGAATATGGAGATAAAATGAAAAATATCGTATTTGATATGGGAAATGTTCTGACAAAATATAAGCTGAGCGATTACATCGGGACATATACAGAGGATGAAGCGCAGGCAGCATTGTTGAAAAATCAGGTTTGTGCATCGGTGGAGTGGATTTGCATGGACAGAGGAACAATGACCGATGAGGAAGCGGTACGTTCCATTTGCAAGAGAATTCTGCAGAGTGAGTGGGAGCTTGTGGAGCGTTTCGTGAGGGAGTTTCGGATGAAGCAGGAGCCGAATCCGCCGATGGAGGCGCTTCTGGGAGAGTTGAAGGAACAGGGGTACCATTTGTTTTTGATGTCAAATACATCACACCGTTTCCGGGCATTTTCAAAAAATATTCCGTCTGTAGGGTATATGGACGGCATCTGGATTTCGTGTGAGTGTGGATATCTGAAGCCGGAACGCGAAGCGTATGTGGATTTCTTCCGGAAAATGAAGATTGAGCCGCAGGAAAGCTATTTTGTGGACGACTCGCCGGCAAACATTGAAGCGGGGATACGCCTGGGAATGCGGGGATGCGTTTATCATCAGGATATGCCGGAACTGCGAAGAAATCTGCGGGAAGCAGGAATCGATCTAAAGGATGCGTAATACATGCAAACGCATCCAGGTAAGGTCTGACACCGGAAAAGCATGTTCCGGTGGATGCATAAAAGAGGAAAAGCATGTTCCGGTGGATGCACAAAAAGAGGAAAAGCATGTTCCGGTGGATGCATAAAAGAGGAAAAACCGATTCCGGTGGATGCACAAAAAGCGGAAAAGCCGGGACTATCATGACGCATCGTGTCAGAGAAACCTGTTTTTGCCGGGATTTGCGGCGGCAGCGATACCGTGCAGATCGACTTTTTGACGATCACGGAAGAAAATGTGGAAAAAATAAAGTGCCGGAGTGATACAGATCACAGGGAGGAGACCCAATTATGATTTATGAACCAAGAGAAATTACCTGTCGGGACGGGCGAAGCTGTATTCTGCGCAGTGCAGCAGTGACGGATGCAAATGATCTGATCCGGTATCTGAAAGTGACTGCCGGGGAGACGCCATTTCTGATACGTGAGCCGGATGAGATCAGTCTTACACCGGAGCAGGAGGAACATTTTATAGAAGGAATCGTAAAAGAACCGCGGGAACTGATGTTGATCGGAACCGTTGCTGGAGAACATGTCGGAAACTGTTCCCTGATGTCTCTGGGAAATTATGAGCGCTATGCGCATCGCTGCAGTGTTGCGATTGCCCTCTATCAGAAATACTGCGGGCTCGGAATCGGCAGGGAAATGCTAAAGACGGTGCTTACGGTGGCGAAGCAGTGCGGATATGAGCAGGCAGAACTTGAAGTGGTGAGCACAAACACACCTGCCATCCGACTGTACGAGAGCCTCGGGTTTGAGATCTGGGGAACGCAGCCGCACAGTGTCCGGTATCGGGACGGCAGCTATGCGGACGATCACTTTATGGTGAAGCGCCTGGTATAAATCTGCGATTATGTTGGAAAACCCGGAGACTGGAAGCCGGCAATGCTTGTTGAAAAATGGATGTTGCAAGCCGGCAATGCTTATTGAAAAATGGGTGTTGCAAGCCGTCGATTGCTTTTTACAATCTGGAAACGGCAATCCGGCACAAAAAACAGAATGAATGAAGGCAGAAGCATTGCGGTGCAGGAATGTGGCAGGAATGCTTTTTAATTTCATAGGAAATACCGTGATACATTCATGTGTGAAAGTGGAACTTTCCTATGAAATAAAAAACGCTCCGCGAGGATGCGCAGCTCGCGGTAAGGAAAATATCGCTTTGCGAACCGCTCGCGTGCGGAGAATCTCGCAAGCGAGATTCTTTTTAATAAAGGAGGAATGTAAAAATGGAGAAAAACAGAATGGAGATTGTAGGAATGGAAAGAAACAGTGAATGGAAAATTGAGAGGAAAGAGGAAAACGGATGGAACATACAGGAAATAAAACAGAAAATACGAAAGCGACGGCACTGATCACAGCGGTACACAGAGAACGTTATGAGATTCTTGTGGAACAGGAAACGTCAGATACAAAGCTTAATGCCAGGTTAAAGACCGGTGTGTATTATCAGGACAAGGGCGGGGAGGCATTTCCGACAGTGGGTGACCGGGTGCGTATTCAGACAAACCGGTGCGGGGATGCACTGATCCTTGAGACGCTTCCCAGAACGAGCGTGTTTTACCGGGAAAATCCGACGCCCGGCATGGAGCGCCAGGCGGTGGCGGCAAACTTTGACTATGTGTTTCTGGTCATGTCGATGAATCATGATTTTAACCAGAACCGGCTGGACCGTTATCTGACAGCCGCGTGGGAGAGCGGGGCGACGCCGGTTGTCATACTGACGAAAAAAGATCTCTGCGAGGAACCGGAATATTATGTAAATCTTGTGGAGAGGCAGGCGCCGGGAGTTGCAGTGTGTGCGGTAAGTGCGGTAACGGGCGAAGGGATGGAACACGTGCAACGCTATCTGGGTGCGGGAAAAACGGTAGTGCTGCTGGGATCATCCGGTGTCGGCAAATCCACGTTTGTGAATGCGCTGTGTGGGGAGACGGTTATGGATACCGGCGCGATCCGGGAGGATGATTCCAAAGGACGCCATACGACGACTTACCGGCAGATGATCCTTCTGCCGGATGGCTCCCGTGTCATAGATACACCGGGAATGCGCGTACTTGGCGTAGGGGATGCAAAATGCGGGATGGATACGACATTTTCGGATATTGAGGAATTGGCGCAGCATTGCAGATTCAGAGACTGCAGACATGAAAAAGAGACGGGGTGTGCGGTGCAGGAGGCAGTGCGGGACGGAAGACTGCCGGAACGCCGGCTGCTTAACTATAAGAAGCTTCTGGCGGAGGCGGCGCATGCGAAGCGACGGGAAGAGACCGCGCGGAAGAAGCAGCTGCGGAGCGTGGAGCGGAAAAAGAACCCCGTGAGAAAAAAGCAGTACGAAGCCGAATGAGAGAGGCGGAAGGGTGTACCGTGAAAAAAACCCGTGAGAAAAAAGCAGTACGAAGCCGGGTGAGAGAGTAAGAAAGCCGCGCAGCGAAAAGCGGATGCGGCTTGACAGAACCTCCATCATTCGCTATATAAAAAAGTGCAAAAACGTGATTGAGTGTAACTGTGTGACCGGCGACTATTCCATGCTGTTAGAGGTTTTGTTTGAAAATACGATGGAACTCGACCGTTTTATCGGGGAATTACAGTATTTTGGACGGACAAAGACGCTGATTGTGTTCTCTACCTCTGTAGAACATCGCGGTGTGGAGCTCTAGGGCGTGTTTTTGGCGGAAAAACCGCAAAGAAATCAAAAAAAAGCTAGTATTTTCCGGTCTTGTATGTTATAATCCTTAAATGACTGTGATAGTCGTAGTACGCCCTTTTTTCCGAAAGACAGGCAGGAACCCTTAAAAAAGGGCTGCAGGCGACTGGCGTGACGAATGTCATGCGATGGACGGAAGATGTACATGATATTTCATATATATTAAGGAGGAAGATAGTTACAATGAGTGTACAGGTAGAAAACTTAGAAAAGAATATGGCAAAGCTTACCATTGAAGTGGCTGCCGAAGAAGTAGAGAAAGCAATCCAGGCTGCTTACCTGAAAGAAAAAGGCAAGATCAGCATGCCTGGTTTCCGTAAAGGTAAAGTTCCGAGAAAGATGATCGAGAAGATGTACGGCGAGGCAGTGTTCTATGAGGACGCAGCAAACACCCTGATCCAGGAGAACTATCCTGCAGCAGTAGAGGAGAGCGGTATTGACATCGTATCCAGACCGACCATCGACGTGGTACAGATCGAGTCCGGCAAGCCTTTCATCTTCACAGCAGAGGTTGCTGTAAGACCGGAAGTAAAGCTTGGCAAGTATCTTGGTGTTCAGGTAACCAAGATCGATACCTCCGTATCTGACGAAGAGGTAGAGGCAGCAGTAGAGAAAGAGAGAAATAACAACGCAAGAACTGTTACCGTTACAGACAGACCGATCGCAAACGGCGATACCGCAGTGATCGACTTCGAGGGATTTGTTGATGGCGTTGCATTTGAGGGCGGCAAGGGTGAGAATCATCCGCTTGAGATCGGTTCCCATTCCTTCATCGATACGTTCGAGGATCAGCTCGTAGGCAAGAATGCCGGCGACGAAGTAGAAGTAAACGTAACCTTCCCTGAGAAGTATCAGGCAGCAGATCTTGCCGGAAAGCCTGCAATGTTCAAGGTTAAGATCCACGAAGTAAAGTGCAAGGAGCTTCCGGAACTGAACGATGAGTTCGCACAGGATGTATCCGAGTTCGATACCTTAGAGGAGTACAAGGCTGACGTTAAGAAGCACCTTGAGGTAGAGAAGGAGAACGAGGCTAAGAAGACCAAGGAGGACGAGGCAATCCAGAAGATCATTGACAAGTCCACCATGGAGATCCCGGAGGCAATGATCGAGACACAGTGTGAGAACATGGTCAATGAATTTGCTCAGAGACTGGCACAGAGCGGTCTTTCCATGGAGCAGTACATGCAGTTCTCCGGTCTGACACTCGACAAGTTAAAAGAGCAGGTTCGCCCGGAAGCTGAGACACGCATCAAGAGCAGCCTGGTATTAGAGCAGATTGCAAAGGATGAGAAGATCGAGATCACCGATGAAGAGCTTGATGCTGAGATTGAGAAGATGGCAGCACAGTACGGTATGGAAGCTGACAAGCTCAAAGAGTACATCGGCGACAACGAGAAGGAATCCATGAAGAGAGACCTTGCAGTGACCAAGGCAGTAGACCTGATCATGGAGAACGTGAAGGAGAGAGCGAAAGCAAAATCCAAGAAAGAAAAAGAAGCAGAAGAGAAAGAGGGAACAGAGGAGTAATTCCCCTGTCAGTTCTTATTGCAAAACAGACAGACTGGCTCTATTGGGCCGGTCTGTTTAAGCTTATAAGTAATTATTAAAAAAGTATAAAATGGAGGATCGAATATGAGTTTAGTACCTTACGTCGTAGAGCAGACCAGCCGCGGAGAACGCAATTATGATATTTATTCCCGCCTGTTAAAAGATCGTATTATTTTCCTTGGAGAGGAAGTCAATGAGACAACGGCAAGCCTTGTTGTGGCACAGCTGCTGTTTTTGGAGTCCGAAGATCCGAACAAGGACATCCAGCTTTACATCAACTCCCCGGGCGGTATGGTGACAGCGGGTATGGCGATTTACGATACAATGCAGTACATCAAGTGTGATGTGTCCACCATCTGCATCGGACTTGCAGCAAGCATGGGTGCATTCCTGCTCGCGGGAGGAACAAAGGGCAAGCGCTATGCGCTTCCGAATGCGGAGGTCATGATCCATCAGCCGTCCGGCGGAGCCAAAGGACAGGCGACAGAGATCCAGATCGCAGCGGAGAACATTTTAAAGACCAAGAAAAAGTTAAATGAGATTCTCGCTGCCAACACCGGCAAGCCGTACGATGTGGTTGCTGCCGATACCGAGCGCGATTACTACATGTCTGCCGAGGAGGCAAAGGCGTACGGACTGATCGACGATGTCATCATCCGCAAGGACACCAAGAAGGAAGAAAGCAAATAAGACCTGATTTTGGCAGGAAGTAAGATAGAACATGGAGAATAGTTAAAAATGGCAGGAAGAAGTGATGATGAGATCCGCTGCTCCTTTTGCGGAAAATCTCAGGGACAGGTGCGCAAGCTGATCGCAGGACCGAAAGGGGCATATATCTGTGATGAGTGTGTGGACATCTGTGCAGAGATTATTGAGGAAGAGTTTGAGAACGAGGAAGAGACCGGCACCGCAGAAGAGACGGAGCAGATCAACCTTTTAAAACCGGAAGAATTAAAAGCCTTTCTGGACGATTATGTGATCGGACAGGATCAGGCGAAAAAGGTTCTTTCCGTTGCAGTATATAACCATTACAAGAGAATTATGGCAGGGGACGATCTGGGCGTGGAACTGCAGAAGAGCAACATCCTGATGCTTGGCCCGACCGGTTCCGGTAAGACGCTGCTGGCGCAGACGCTGGCGCGTGTCTTAAATGTGCCGTTTGCGATTGCAGATGCCACGACGTTGACAGAGGCAGGTTATGTCGGTGAGGATGTAGAGAATATCCTCTTGAAGATTATTCAGGCGGCAGATTACAACATTGAGCGTGCCCAGCACGGTATCATCTATATCGATGAGATCGATAAGATCTCCAAGAAGTCCGAGAACGTGTCTATCACGAGAGATGTATCCGGCGAGGGTGTACAGCAGGCGCTGCTTAAGATCCTTGAGGGAACGATTGCATCGGTACCGCCGCAGGGAGGCAGAAAGCATCCGCAACAGGAACTGATCCAGATCGATACGACGAACATTCTGTTCATCTGCGGAGGAGCATTTGACGGACTTGAGAAGATCATTGAGACGCGTATGGATCAGAAGGCAATCGGTTTCAACGCGGACATCAAGTCAAAGAATGAGTACAATATCGGCGATGTGTTGAAGCATGCGCTGCCGCAGGATTTTGTGAAGTTCGGTCTGATCCCGGAGTTCATAGGCCGTGTGCCGGTGACGGTATCTTTGGATATGTTAGACCGCGACGCCCTGATCCGCATCTTAAAAGAGCCGAAGAATGCGCTGACCAGACAGTACGAGAAGCTGTTTGAGCTGGATGGCGTGAAGCTTGCATTTGACGCGGACGCACTGGAGGCGATCGCTGACAAGGCGCTCGAGCGCAAGACGGGAGCGAGAGGACTGCGCGCGATTATGGAGGCTGTGACGCTGGATCTGATGTACCATATTCCGTCGGATGAGAGCATCACCGAGTGTGAGATCACCAAGGATCTGGTGGAGGAGAAGCTTTCCATTGAGGAGCAGAAATTAAAGACCATAGAAGAAAAATAGAGGATATGTTGGATACAGAAATCTTAAAAATACCTGCGGTTGCGCTTCGCGGGATGGTCATTCTTCCGGGAATGATTGCGCATTTTGACATCAGCCGTGACCGGTCCATCCGTGCGATCGAACAGTGCATGATGGATTCCCAGAAGATTTTCCTGTCGGCGCAGAAGAATGTCGAACAGGAAGAACCGGGAGCGGACGATGTATACCATATCGGTGTGATCGCTGAAGTAAAGCAGGTAATCAAATTACAAAACAATATCGTAAGAATTCTGGTTGAGGGTATCGAGCGAGCCGAACTTTCGGCTTTTGCACAGACGGATCCGTATCTTCTGGCAGAGGTGGTGCCGTGCGTGCTGCCGGAGGAGGGGCTTTCGGAAGAGACCAAAGCTGCGATGGTGCGCAGTGTACAGGAGACATACAGCCGGTATCAGACAGTAAATCCGCGTGCCGGAAAAGAATTGCTGCGCCAGATCGGTACCATACAGGATCTGCCGAAGCTGATGGATCAGGTTGCGAACAATCTGCCGGTTTCTTACGAAGAAAAGCAGAAGATTCTGGAGGCAATGACACTTACGGAGCGCTATGAGGTATTGATGGCGCTCCTTTTAAAAGAGATTGAAATCACTGCCATCCAGAATGAATTCCAGAGCAAAGTCAAAGAGCGCGTGGATAAGAACCAGAAGGAATACATACTGCGCGAGCAGATGAAGCTCATCCGGGAGGAACTCGGCGAGGACAATACGGAATCGGATGCGGACGAGTACCAGAAAGCACTGGATGCGCTGGATGCCGACCAGGAAGTGAAAAACCGCATCAAGAAGGAGATTGACCGCTTCAAGAGCATCAGCGCGAATTCATCGGAGAGCGCGGTGACCCGCGGTTATATCGAGACGCTGCTGGAGCTTCCGTGGAATAAAGCGTCCGAGGACAACAAAGACCTTGCAAACGCAGAGCGGATTCTGGAGGAAGATCACTACGGTCTGGAGAAAGTCAAGGAGCGTATGTTGGAGTTTCTCGCGGTACGCAATCTGACGAGCAAGGGAGAAAGCCCGATCATCTGTCTGGTGGGACCTCCGGGAACCGGCAAGACAAGCATTGCGCGCTCTGTGGCACGTGCGCTGGATAAGAAATACGTGCGGATCTGCCTCGGCGGTGTGCGCGATGAGGCGGAGATCCGGGGACACCGGAAGACTTACGTCGGAGCCATGCCAGGACGCCTTGTGAACGGTCTGCGCAGCGCCGGTGTGAAGAATCCGCTGATGCTTCTGGACGAGATCGACAAGATGAGCAGTGACTATAAGGGAGACACTGCCTCGGCGCTGCTTGAGGTGCTGGATTCGGAACAGAATCATAAGTTCCGGGATCACTATGTGGAGCTCCCGATCGACCTTTCGGAGGTGCTTTTTATTGCGACGGCGAACTCCATGCAGGGGATTCCGAGACCGCTATTGGATCGTATGGAGCTCATTGAGGTAACTAGCTACACGGAGAACGAAAAGCTTCACATTGCGAGAGAACATCTGCTGGCAAAGCAGACGGAGCGCAACGGCTTAAAGGAAGATCAGTTCAAAGTCAGCGACGGAGCCCTCGCGAAGATCATAAGCGGTTATACCAGAGAGGCGGGAGTCCGCGGGTTAGAGCGCAGGATCGGGGAGATTGCGCGCAAGGCGGCGCGCGAGATCTACGAAGGAAAAAGCAGCACGGTCGATGTGACGGTGCGCAATCTTGAGAAGTATCTCGGCAAGGAAAAATACAGCCAGGATATGCGCGGTGAGACCGATGAGGTCGGGATCGTGCGCGGACTTGCATGGACGAGCGTGGGCGGAGATACGCTGGAGATCGAGGTCAACGTGATGCCGGGCAAGGGGGAATTCCAGCTGACCGGTCAGCTGGGCGATGTCATGAAAGAGTCGGCACAGACAGGAATCAGCTATATCCGGTCGGTCGGCGGACAGTATGACATTCCGGCGGAATTTTTCCAGAAAAATGATATTCACATCCACATCCCGGAAGGTGCGGTTCCGAAGGATGGACCGTCTGCCGGCATTACGATGGCGACGGCGATGCTCTCGGCAATTACCGGGACACCGGTGCGGGCGGATGTTGCGATGACGGGAGAGATTACGCTCCGCGGCAGGGTGCTGCCGATCGGCGGCTTGAAGGAAAAGCTGCTCGCAGCCAAAAACGCCGGCGTCCGTACGGTCTGTGTGCCGAAGAAGAACGAGAAGGATGTCGAGGAAATATCAGGTGAGATCAAAAAGGGACTGGAGATCGTCTATGTAGAGACGATGGAGCAGGTGCTTCGCGTCGCTTTTTGCGAAAAGAAGGAGTAGAACATGGTCATCAAAAATGTAAATCTTGAAATTGTCTGCGGAATTACGAGCAAGATACCGGATACGGCCTACAACGAAGTGGCATTTGCGGGAAAGTCAAACGTCGGGAAATCATCATTGATCAATGCGCTGATGAACCGGAAGGCGCTGGCGCGTACCTCCGCACAGCCGGGCAAGACGCAGACGATCAATTTCTACAACATCAATGACGCCATGTATCTGGTGGATCTTCCGGGTTATGGCTATGCCAAGGCGTCCGAGGAAGTGAAGGCAAAGTGGGGGAAAATGATCGAGAACTATCTTCACACCTCCAAGCGTCTGAAGGCGGTCTTTCTCCTGATCGATATCCGGCATGATCCGTCTGCCAACGACCGGATGATGTACGAGTGGATGGTGTATCAGGGATTTGCCCCGATCATCATTGCAACGAAGCTGGACAAGATCAAGCGAAGCCAGATTCAGAAAAATGTCAAGGCAATCCGGGAGGGACTCGGCGTGCAGCCGGGAACGATGATCATACCGTTTTCGGCGGAGACCAAGCAGGGTAGAGAGGAGATCTGGGAACTGATCGATTCGCTTGTCCTGCCGCAGGACGAATAGGAGCCGGGCAGAAGTTTGGGCAAGACGAAGCCGGTAAATTCCGGCCGGAAAAACGGGAGATTAGAAAACACAGGGCGGGAATCGCACATACGAAAAACGTGTGTGCGGTTCCCGCTTTTTGCGTTCTGGTGCGGCAAACTTTAACGCTTCCGTGACAAGTTGCCCATTGCGCATGACAGAGGGTTCGTGATAAAATAAAACTGGTAAAATTTTTTGGTGTATACAGGGAAAAGGGATTACAAATGCGCGCATAAAAGCGTTGGAGGATGATAAAAATGAAGAAAAAGAAGATCGTTATCGCACTGGGACATGACGCACTGGGAACGACACTGCCGGAGCAGAAGGAAGCTACGAAGCGCACGGCAAAAGCGGTCGCTGATTTTATCCGCGAGGACTATCAGGTGGTCATCACGCACAG
This region includes:
- a CDS encoding ABC transporter ATP-binding protein yields the protein MAVNSYREDEFMENTDKKKIFRRLFSYLLEYKAILIGVLLCMAVTVAISLVNPLLIEEAIDHYIANKDMKGLMGLGLFALGLNIIFIIMVKIRMYVMAVVSNKILLRIRQDLYEHIQTLSFSFFDSRPTGKILARIIGDVNSLRDVLVNVVTTLIPELITVIGVVVIMLIKDWRLALASLSTIPLMIGGIWFVQTASHKRWQIFRKKSSNLNAYVHEDIAGMNVVQSFGAEEETREIFGNLTDEHQQSFVDAVRYADMFGPVIDFCWGIGAMMLYLVGVRFLGFEKVSVGLLVAFGTYINMFWNPIMNLSNFYNNLVTNLTAAERIFDILDTKADIVDAADVTELPEVQGRVEFSHVSFTYDKGTPAETKVLSDVSFVVEPGETIALVGPTGAGKTTIVNLISRFYDIEDGVISVDGYDLTKISIESLRRQMGVMTQDNFIFHGTVRENILYGKLDATDEEMIAAAKAVNAHEFIMKMEKGYDTELKEHGAGLSIGQRQLIAFARTMISMPKILILDEATSSIDTHTEILVQKGIEALLSGRTSFVIAHRLSTIQNADRIFVIDQGCILEQGSPAELMKKKGAYYDLYMAQFAGLE
- a CDS encoding cysteine hydrolase family protein translates to MQKILIVVDMQNDFINGALGTPEAVAIVPRVEQKIREFPGKVIFTRDTHGERYLETQEGKHLPVPHCIKGTKGWEICPQLEALREAEAIDKVTFGSEKLGELLQEENRKEQIEDITLVGLCTDICVISNALLLKAFLPETPIIVDASCCAGVTPKSHEIALDAMRMCQINIER
- a CDS encoding HAD family hydrolase, translated to MKNIVFDMGNVLTKYKLSDYIGTYTEDEAQAALLKNQVCASVEWICMDRGTMTDEEAVRSICKRILQSEWELVERFVREFRMKQEPNPPMEALLGELKEQGYHLFLMSNTSHRFRAFSKNIPSVGYMDGIWISCECGYLKPEREAYVDFFRKMKIEPQESYFVDDSPANIEAGIRLGMRGCVYHQDMPELRRNLREAGIDLKDA
- a CDS encoding GNAT family N-acetyltransferase; protein product: MIYEPREITCRDGRSCILRSAAVTDANDLIRYLKVTAGETPFLIREPDEISLTPEQEEHFIEGIVKEPRELMLIGTVAGEHVGNCSLMSLGNYERYAHRCSVAIALYQKYCGLGIGREMLKTVLTVAKQCGYEQAELEVVSTNTPAIRLYESLGFEIWGTQPHSVRYRDGSYADDHFMVKRLV
- the rsgA gene encoding ribosome small subunit-dependent GTPase A, producing MEHTGNKTENTKATALITAVHRERYEILVEQETSDTKLNARLKTGVYYQDKGGEAFPTVGDRVRIQTNRCGDALILETLPRTSVFYRENPTPGMERQAVAANFDYVFLVMSMNHDFNQNRLDRYLTAAWESGATPVVILTKKDLCEEPEYYVNLVERQAPGVAVCAVSAVTGEGMEHVQRYLGAGKTVVLLGSSGVGKSTFVNALCGETVMDTGAIREDDSKGRHTTTYRQMILLPDGSRVIDTPGMRVLGVGDAKCGMDTTFSDIEELAQHCRFRDCRHEKETGCAVQEAVRDGRLPERRLLNYKKLLAEAAHAKRREETARKKQLRSVERKKNPVRKKQYEAE
- a CDS encoding Lrp/AsnC ligand binding domain-containing protein, which encodes MRLDRTSIIRYIKKCKNVIECNCVTGDYSMLLEVLFENTMELDRFIGELQYFGRTKTLIVFSTSVEHRGVEL
- the tig gene encoding trigger factor — translated: MSVQVENLEKNMAKLTIEVAAEEVEKAIQAAYLKEKGKISMPGFRKGKVPRKMIEKMYGEAVFYEDAANTLIQENYPAAVEESGIDIVSRPTIDVVQIESGKPFIFTAEVAVRPEVKLGKYLGVQVTKIDTSVSDEEVEAAVEKERNNNARTVTVTDRPIANGDTAVIDFEGFVDGVAFEGGKGENHPLEIGSHSFIDTFEDQLVGKNAGDEVEVNVTFPEKYQAADLAGKPAMFKVKIHEVKCKELPELNDEFAQDVSEFDTLEEYKADVKKHLEVEKENEAKKTKEDEAIQKIIDKSTMEIPEAMIETQCENMVNEFAQRLAQSGLSMEQYMQFSGLTLDKLKEQVRPEAETRIKSSLVLEQIAKDEKIEITDEELDAEIEKMAAQYGMEADKLKEYIGDNEKESMKRDLAVTKAVDLIMENVKERAKAKSKKEKEAEEKEGTEE
- the clpP gene encoding ATP-dependent Clp endopeptidase proteolytic subunit ClpP, which codes for MSLVPYVVEQTSRGERNYDIYSRLLKDRIIFLGEEVNETTASLVVAQLLFLESEDPNKDIQLYINSPGGMVTAGMAIYDTMQYIKCDVSTICIGLAASMGAFLLAGGTKGKRYALPNAEVMIHQPSGGAKGQATEIQIAAENILKTKKKLNEILAANTGKPYDVVAADTERDYYMSAEEAKAYGLIDDVIIRKDTKKEESK